One genomic region from Pseudomonas sp. R5-89-07 encodes:
- the bglX gene encoding beta-glucosidase BglX produces MKKLCLLGLVATLASHPVWAETKPAALKDKDAFVSDLLKQMTLDEKIGQLRLISIGPEMPRELIRKEIAAGRIGGTFNSITRPENRPMQDAAMRSRLKIPMFFAYDVIHGHRTIFPISLALASSWDMDAIGRSGRIAAQEAAADSLDITFAPMVDISRDPRWGRTSEGFGEDTYLVSRIAEVMVKAFQGASAANADSIMASVKHFALYGAVEGGRDYNVVDMSPVKMYQDYLPPYHAAIKAGSGGVMVALNSINGVPATANTWLMNDLLRKDWGFKGLAVSDHGAIFELIKHGVAKDGREAAKLAIKAGIDMSMNDTLYGKELPGLLKSGEIEQSDIDNAVREVLGAKYDMGLFKDPYLRIGKAEDDPADTYADSRLHRADARDIARRSLVLLKNQNQTLPLKKSATIALVGPLAKAPIDMMGSWAAAGKPEQSVTLLDGMNAVIGDKGKIIYARGANITNDKAVVDYLNFLNFDAPEVVDDKRAPQVLIDEAVKAAKNADIVVAAVGESRGMSHESSSRTDLNIPQSQRDLIKALKATGKPLVLVLMNGRPLSILEENQQADAILETWFAGTEGGNAIADVLFGDYNPSGKLPITFPRSVGQIPTYYNHLSIGRPFTPGKPGNYTSQYFDDTTGPLFPFGYGLSYTTFGLSDMALSSTTLNKTGKLDASVTVKNTGKVDGETVVQLYIQDVAGSMIRPVKELKNFQKVMLKAGEERTLHFTITEEDLKFYNAQLKFAAEPGDFNVQIGLDSQDVQQQSFELL; encoded by the coding sequence ATGAAGAAGCTGTGTTTGCTCGGCCTTGTTGCCACTCTGGCCAGCCACCCCGTATGGGCAGAAACAAAGCCTGCTGCGCTTAAAGACAAGGACGCCTTCGTCAGCGACCTGCTCAAGCAGATGACCCTCGATGAAAAGATCGGCCAGTTACGCCTGATCAGCATCGGCCCGGAAATGCCCCGCGAGCTGATCCGCAAGGAAATCGCCGCCGGCCGCATCGGTGGTACGTTCAACTCCATCACCCGCCCGGAAAACCGTCCGATGCAGGACGCGGCCATGCGCAGTCGGTTGAAGATCCCGATGTTCTTCGCCTACGACGTCATCCACGGCCATCGCACGATTTTCCCGATCAGCCTGGCCCTGGCTTCCAGCTGGGACATGGACGCCATCGGCCGCTCCGGGCGCATCGCCGCCCAGGAAGCCGCCGCCGACAGCCTCGACATCACCTTCGCGCCGATGGTCGACATCTCCCGTGACCCGCGCTGGGGCCGCACCTCCGAAGGCTTCGGCGAAGACACCTACCTGGTGTCGCGCATTGCCGAAGTGATGGTCAAGGCCTTCCAGGGCGCCAGCGCCGCGAACGCCGACAGCATCATGGCCAGCGTCAAGCACTTCGCCCTGTACGGCGCGGTGGAAGGTGGCCGCGACTACAACGTGGTCGACATGAGCCCGGTCAAGATGTACCAGGACTACTTGCCGCCCTACCACGCGGCGATCAAGGCCGGTTCCGGCGGTGTGATGGTAGCGCTCAACTCGATCAACGGCGTGCCCGCCACCGCCAACACCTGGCTGATGAACGACCTGCTGCGCAAGGACTGGGGCTTCAAGGGCTTGGCCGTGAGCGATCACGGCGCGATCTTCGAGCTGATCAAGCACGGCGTGGCCAAGGACGGGCGTGAAGCCGCCAAGCTGGCGATCAAGGCCGGCATCGACATGAGCATGAACGACACCCTGTACGGCAAGGAATTGCCAGGGCTGCTCAAGTCCGGCGAGATCGAACAGAGCGACATCGACAACGCCGTGCGCGAAGTGCTCGGCGCCAAGTACGACATGGGTCTGTTCAAGGACCCGTACCTGCGTATCGGCAAGGCCGAGGATGACCCGGCCGACACCTATGCCGACAGCCGCCTGCACCGCGCCGATGCCCGTGACATCGCGCGCCGCAGCCTGGTGCTGCTGAAGAACCAGAACCAGACGCTGCCGCTGAAAAAATCCGCGACCATTGCGCTGGTCGGCCCGCTGGCCAAGGCCCCGATCGACATGATGGGCAGTTGGGCCGCCGCCGGTAAGCCGGAGCAGTCGGTCACGTTGCTTGACGGCATGAACGCCGTGATCGGCGACAAGGGCAAGATCATCTACGCCCGCGGCGCCAATATCACCAATGACAAGGCGGTGGTCGACTACCTCAACTTCCTCAACTTCGACGCTCCGGAAGTAGTGGATGACAAGCGTGCGCCCCAGGTGCTGATCGACGAGGCGGTCAAGGCGGCCAAAAATGCCGATATCGTGGTGGCCGCCGTGGGCGAGTCCCGTGGCATGTCCCACGAGTCCTCCAGCCGCACCGACCTGAATATCCCGCAAAGCCAGCGCGACCTGATCAAGGCCCTCAAGGCCACCGGCAAACCGCTGGTACTGGTGCTGATGAATGGCCGGCCGCTGTCGATACTCGAGGAAAACCAACAGGCCGACGCCATCCTGGAAACCTGGTTCGCCGGCACCGAAGGCGGCAATGCGATTGCCGACGTACTGTTCGGCGACTACAACCCGTCGGGCAAGCTGCCGATCACCTTCCCGCGTTCGGTGGGGCAGATTCCCACCTATTACAACCACCTGAGCATCGGCCGGCCGTTCACGCCGGGCAAACCGGGCAACTACACCTCGCAGTACTTCGATGACACCACAGGTCCCCTGTTCCCGTTTGGCTATGGCCTGAGCTACACCACGTTCGGCTTGTCGGACATGGCGCTGTCGTCCACCACCCTGAACAAGACCGGCAAGCTCGACGCCAGCGTCACGGTGAAGAACACCGGCAAGGTCGACGGCGAAACCGTGGTGCAGCTGTACATCCAGGACGTGGCCGGCTCGATGATCCGCCCGGTGAAAGAGCTGAAGAACTTCCAGAAGGTCATGCTCAAGGCTGGAGAGGAGCGCACGTTGCACTTCACCATTACCGAGGAAGACCTGAAGTTCTATAACGCCCAGCTGAAATTCGCCGCAGAGCCGGGTGACTTCAATGTGCAGATCGGACTGGACTCGCAGGATGTGCAGCAGCAGAGCTTTGAATTGCTCTAA
- a CDS encoding phosphatidylserine/phosphatidylglycerophosphate/cardiolipin synthase family protein, with product MGGAVFPWRSANRFELLIDGPNFFPQMLVGIARAERQVDLELYLVEAGACAEAMVQALVLAAQRGVQVRCLFDDYGSLAFTLGLRKRLTDAGVELRFYNRLSWRRWMRNLYRDHRKLLLIDQAVAVVGGTGVTDEFWTPGQDSAEWHEVMVRISGPLVLDWQALFDRQWHANAARREWKPATHFGLPRLPKVPASGPGLGRVAYADARQHRDILQSLIRALNSSKTRIWLATPYFLPTWSVRRALRRAAGRGVDVRLLLTGPRTDHPSVRYAGHRYYPRLLRSGVQIFEYQPCFLHLKMVLVDDWVSIGSCNFDHWNLRFNLEANLEALDPELTRAVAGSFERDFAQSQAVSLQAWKARPLWRRVKQRVWGWIDRLVVNLLDRRG from the coding sequence ATGGGCGGCGCAGTGTTCCCGTGGCGCAGCGCCAACCGTTTCGAGCTGTTGATCGACGGCCCGAATTTTTTCCCGCAGATGCTGGTGGGTATCGCCCGCGCCGAGCGGCAGGTCGACCTGGAGTTGTACCTGGTGGAAGCCGGCGCCTGTGCCGAAGCGATGGTGCAGGCGCTGGTGCTCGCGGCGCAGCGCGGCGTGCAGGTGCGCTGCCTGTTCGACGATTACGGCAGCCTGGCGTTTACCCTCGGGCTGCGCAAACGCCTGACCGACGCGGGGGTGGAGCTGCGTTTCTATAATCGCCTGAGCTGGCGACGCTGGATGCGCAACCTGTACCGCGACCACCGCAAGTTGCTGCTGATCGACCAGGCAGTCGCGGTGGTCGGCGGCACCGGCGTCACCGATGAATTCTGGACCCCAGGCCAGGACAGTGCCGAGTGGCATGAAGTGATGGTGCGGATCAGCGGGCCTTTGGTGCTCGACTGGCAGGCACTGTTCGACCGCCAATGGCACGCCAACGCGGCCCGTCGGGAATGGAAACCGGCCACGCATTTCGGCCTGCCGCGCTTGCCCAAGGTGCCTGCAAGCGGGCCTGGCCTTGGCCGCGTCGCCTATGCCGACGCCCGTCAGCACCGCGATATTTTGCAATCGCTGATCCGTGCCCTGAACAGCAGCAAGACGCGTATCTGGCTGGCCACGCCGTACTTCCTGCCCACCTGGAGTGTGCGCCGCGCCTTGCGCCGTGCGGCGGGGCGCGGGGTGGATGTGCGTTTGCTGCTCACCGGCCCGCGCACCGATCACCCGTCGGTACGCTACGCCGGGCACCGTTATTACCCGCGTTTGCTGCGTTCGGGTGTGCAGATCTTTGAGTACCAGCCGTGCTTCCTGCATTTGAAGATGGTGCTGGTGGATGACTGGGTCAGCATTGGTTCGTGCAACTTCGACCACTGGAATCTGCGCTTCAATCTGGAAGCCAACCTGGAGGCGTTGGACCCTGAATTGACGCGGGCGGTGGCGGGCAGTTTCGAGCGTGATTTTGCGCAGAGCCAGGCGGTCAGTTTGCAAGCCTGGAAGGCGCGGCCATTGTGGCGGCGGGTGAAGCAGCGGGTGTGGGGGTGGATTGATCGGTTGGTCGTCAATCTGCTGGATCGGCGCGGTTAA
- a CDS encoding serine hydrolase yields MVRGLLCVVLLFLSVGACAETWPGQDWVTGRLVEGPAVDALNAYAFPPRDDNTRQGIRTDALLVIRDGEIIYERYAAPTTASTPHLTWSISKSLMATVLGVAYGENRFKLSDPAARFYPPMKQHPKVSMADLLHWASGLDWQEDYEYAPLKSSVVAMLYTRGRADMAQFAAKTEAADAPGQAFRYSSGDSNILSAALKGMLGHKAYMSYPWDALFKPLGIRNATWETDADETFVASSYAYLTARDLARVGLLMARDGRWNERQLLPREWVAFNRRPFDHYQAGQDEAVPGGQWWLNQGTPQPWPDAPPDTFAALGHWGQALYVLPGEHLVIVRYGDDRDGSYRHNELLKRVLAAVRS; encoded by the coding sequence ATGGTCAGAGGCCTGCTGTGCGTTGTTCTGCTGTTTCTCAGCGTTGGCGCTTGCGCCGAAACCTGGCCGGGCCAGGATTGGGTGACGGGCCGATTGGTCGAAGGTCCTGCCGTCGACGCGCTGAATGCCTACGCTTTCCCGCCCCGTGACGACAACACCCGCCAAGGCATCCGCACCGACGCGTTGCTGGTGATCCGCGATGGCGAAATCATCTACGAACGCTACGCCGCACCCACCACCGCCAGCACGCCGCACCTGACCTGGTCGATTAGCAAAAGCCTGATGGCAACCGTGCTGGGCGTGGCCTACGGCGAAAACCGCTTCAAACTGAGCGACCCCGCCGCGCGCTTTTACCCACCGATGAAACAGCACCCCAAGGTGAGCATGGCCGACCTGCTGCACTGGGCCTCGGGCCTGGACTGGCAGGAAGACTACGAGTACGCGCCGCTCAAATCCTCGGTGGTGGCGATGCTCTACACCCGTGGCCGCGCCGACATGGCGCAATTCGCGGCTAAAACCGAGGCCGCCGATGCTCCCGGCCAGGCGTTTCGCTATTCCAGCGGCGACAGCAATATCCTGTCCGCCGCGCTCAAAGGCATGCTCGGGCATAAGGCCTATATGAGCTACCCGTGGGACGCGTTGTTCAAGCCGCTGGGCATTCGTAACGCGACCTGGGAAACCGACGCCGATGAGACCTTCGTCGCCTCATCCTATGCCTACCTCACCGCCCGCGACCTGGCGCGGGTCGGGCTGCTGATGGCGCGGGATGGGCGCTGGAACGAACGCCAATTGCTGCCCAGGGAGTGGGTCGCGTTCAACCGCCGGCCCTTCGACCACTACCAAGCGGGCCAGGATGAAGCCGTGCCCGGCGGCCAATGGTGGCTCAACCAGGGCACGCCCCAACCCTGGCCCGACGCACCGCCCGACACCTTCGCCGCCCTGGGGCATTGGGGCCAGGCGCTGTACGTGCTGCCGGGCGAACACCTGGTCATCGTGCGCTATGGCGACGACCGCGACGGCAGCTATCGCCATAACGAACTGCTCAAGCGCGTGCTGGCGGCGGTGCGCTCATGA
- a CDS encoding amidase — protein MIRRHPFISVLLALLLVLLGWVWHERVNLQAFPDIIAAYTAKEYCSCRYVANQPADYCRGYVKQYVPTSAFNDNPERSEVTASGLGRTHTARWLGDRQGCRLNP, from the coding sequence ATGATCCGTCGTCATCCGTTTATCAGCGTCTTGCTGGCGCTGTTGCTCGTGTTGCTGGGCTGGGTGTGGCACGAGCGCGTCAACCTGCAAGCCTTTCCCGACATCATCGCGGCGTACACGGCCAAGGAGTATTGCTCGTGTCGCTACGTGGCAAACCAACCCGCCGATTACTGCCGTGGCTATGTGAAGCAATACGTGCCGACCAGCGCTTTCAATGATAATCCCGAGCGCAGTGAAGTGACGGCGAGCGGGTTGGGGCGCACGCATACGGCGCGGTGGCTGGGCGACCGCCAGGGCTGTCGTCTGAATCCCTGA
- a CDS encoding YceI family protein, whose product MFNVKPLVFALLTCAAVPAQADWYLDNESSRLSFVTTKNTEIAEVQRFLVLHGKVDSNGAAQVQVELESINSGVPLRDERMRKELFKIKQFPEALISTQINLQPINDLAPGAQIELRLPLSITLHGKTQTYNAELLATRLDDRRFQVVTLEPVVVHAQDFDLSPGVAALRKAAGLESISLSVPVGAVLIFTAR is encoded by the coding sequence ATGTTCAACGTCAAACCCCTTGTCTTCGCCTTGCTGACCTGTGCCGCCGTGCCTGCCCAGGCCGACTGGTACCTGGATAACGAATCCTCACGCCTGTCGTTCGTTACCACCAAAAACACCGAAATCGCCGAAGTGCAGCGCTTTCTCGTGCTGCACGGCAAGGTCGACAGTAACGGCGCGGCCCAGGTGCAAGTGGAGCTGGAGTCGATCAACAGTGGCGTCCCGCTGCGTGACGAGCGCATGCGCAAGGAACTGTTCAAGATCAAGCAGTTTCCCGAAGCGTTGATCAGCACCCAGATCAACCTGCAGCCGATCAATGACCTGGCCCCCGGCGCGCAAATTGAATTGCGCCTGCCGCTGAGCATCACCTTGCACGGTAAGACCCAGACCTACAACGCTGAGCTATTGGCCACGCGCCTGGACGACCGACGCTTTCAAGTGGTGACCCTGGAGCCGGTAGTGGTGCACGCCCAGGACTTCGACCTGTCGCCCGGTGTGGCGGCGCTGCGCAAAGCGGCAGGGCTTGAGTCGATCAGTTTGTCGGTGCCGGTGGGTGCGGTACTGATCTTCACGGCGCGCTGA